One Neodiprion pinetum isolate iyNeoPine1 chromosome 1, iyNeoPine1.2, whole genome shotgun sequence genomic window carries:
- the Su(var)2-10 gene encoding E3 SUMO-protein ligase PIAS1 isoform X3, whose amino-acid sequence MVLSFRVSELQMLLGFAGRNKSGRKNELQTRALELLRLRSHPVQLKIRDLYRTIQQDQLAAHQLYGQGGDNGEPQIDQNMHSRNYYTRQGHAQAMSQQQQAQSSISSGKDLPPAHQASMPQSQVAPRTSSVYQPTGYTSVTPQQRSSSAVYNPYPYPTKVLPPPLQLQQPNQYPVHPDVRLKKLPFFDLLGELLKPSSLMPQGSMRVQEGTFTFHLTPQQSTDIASSRDCRAGSKMDYTVQVQMRFCLQETSCEQEDYFPPSIIVKVNGKLCPLPNPIPTNKPGVEPKRPPRPVNISPLVKLSPTVGNQIHVSWSADYGRRYAIAVYLVRKLTSSELLARLKSRGVRHSDYTRGLIKEKLNEDADSEIATTSLRVSLACPLGKMRMSTPCRASTCLHLQCFDASLFLQMNERKPTWNCPVCDKPALYDNLVIDGYFQEVLNSNKLLPDGNEIQLLQDGSWENLVIKKDKDKDKDKNQVNAEVKSLQKVETLDLDESTNPSPLSPNEKKRAVVIDLISDSDDDSNPSQSSNKKPNTGTLSPQKTQSGAHSAISSTRESPELMIIDLE is encoded by the exons ATGGTATTAAGTTTTCGAGTATCTGAACTTCAGATGCTTTTGGGTTTTGCTGGGCGAAACAAATCAGGTCGAAAAAACGAACTTCAAACACGAGCTTTGGAACTATTACGCCTTCGATCCCATCCTGTGCAGCTAAAAATTCGCGACCTTTATAGAACCATACA GCAAGATCAACTTGCCGCACATCAGCTGTATGGTCAAGGTGGCGACAACGGTGAGCCTCAAATCGATCAAAACATGCATTCCCGTAACTATTATACAAG GCAAGGCCATGCTCAGGCAATGAGTCAACAACAGCAGGCCCAATCATCTATTTCAAGTGGGAAGGATTTGCCCCCGGCGCATCAGGCATCGATGCCTCAATCCCAAGTGGCACCGAGAACATCATCTGTTTACCAACCAACTGGATACACCAGTGTTACACCGCAG CAACGCTCGTCTAGTGCTGTTTATAATCCTTATCCCTATCCAACAAAAGTACTACCGCCTCCCCTGCAATTACAACAACCAAACCAGTATCCAGTTCACCCTGATGTCAGGCTTAAAAAGCTACCATTCTTTGACCTGCTTGGAGAGCTGTTGAAGCCTTCGAGTCTTATGCCACAAGGATCTATGAGAGTTCAAGAAGGCACTTTCACATTTCACTTAACGCCACAACAGTCTACAGACATTGCTAGCTCACGAGACTGCCGTGCTGGGAGTAAAATGGACTATACTGTACAG GTTCAGATGCGATTTTGCTTGCAAGAAACTTCTTGCGAACAGGAGGACTACTTTCCACCTAGTATCATAGTTAAAGTCAATGGAAAACTATGCCCATTACcg AATCCCATACCAACTAACAAGCCTGGTGTCGAACCTAAGCGACCACCTAGACCAGTGAATATAAGTCCATTAGTGAAATTATCACCAACAGTAGGAAATCAAATACATGTCTCATGGTCTGCAGATTATGGTAGACGATATGCTATTGCTGTTTATCTTGTTAGAAAGTTGACAAGCTCAGAATTGTTGGCTAGATTGAAAAGCAGAGGTGTCAGACATTCCGACTACACTCGCGGACTAA TAAAAGAAAAGCTGAATGAAGATGCAGATAGTGAAATAGCGACAACTTCATTGAGAGTTTCACTGGCTTGCCCACTGGGAAAAATGAGGATGAGTACACCTTGCAGAGCTTCGACTTGTTTGCATCTACAATGTTTTGAcgcttctttatttctgcaaaTGAACGAACGAAAGCCCACATGGAATTGTCCTGTTTGTGACAAACCTGCACTTTATGACAACTTGGTTATTGATGGTTATTTCCAAGAAGTATTGAATTCAAATAAGTTACTGCCTGATGGTAATGAGATACAGTTATTACAAGATGGCTCCTGGGAAAATTTggttataaaaaaagataaagacAAAGACAAAGATAAAAATCAAGTTAATGCTGAGGTTAAATCATTACAGAAAGTGGAAACGCTAGATCTTG atgAGTCCACCAACCCATCACCACTGTCGCCAAATGAGAAGAAACGTGCTGTTGTCATCGATCTAATATCAGACAGCGATGATGATTCAAACCCATCACAAAGTTCGAATAAAAAACCTAATACTGGGACGTTGTCGCCACAAAAAACCCAGTCCGGTGCTCATAGTGCAATAAGTAGTACTAGAGAGTCTCCAGAATTAATGATAATTGATTTGGAGTAA
- the Su(var)2-10 gene encoding E3 SUMO-protein ligase PIAS2 isoform X1 — MLNAFQKLESLIFPCLIFHQLSNIHISKLFQCLANASKAAFDHTKRHLFSHAAFRFSSHSSNFQLPYFRKRIFIQFGNFSCISSITQECGYETSMVLSFRVSELQMLLGFAGRNKSGRKNELQTRALELLRLRSHPVQLKIRDLYRTIQQDQLAAHQLYGQGGDNGEPQIDQNMHSRNYYTRQGHAQAMSQQQQAQSSISSGKDLPPAHQASMPQSQVAPRTSSVYQPTGYTSVTPQQRSSSAVYNPYPYPTKVLPPPLQLQQPNQYPVHPDVRLKKLPFFDLLGELLKPSSLMPQGSMRVQEGTFTFHLTPQQSTDIASSRDCRAGSKMDYTVQVQMRFCLQETSCEQEDYFPPSIIVKVNGKLCPLPNPIPTNKPGVEPKRPPRPVNISPLVKLSPTVGNQIHVSWSADYGRRYAIAVYLVRKLTSSELLARLKSRGVRHSDYTRGLIKEKLNEDADSEIATTSLRVSLACPLGKMRMSTPCRASTCLHLQCFDASLFLQMNERKPTWNCPVCDKPALYDNLVIDGYFQEVLNSNKLLPDGNEIQLLQDGSWENLVIKKDKDKDKDKNQVNAEVKSLQKVETLDLDESTNPSPLSPNEKKRAVVIDLISDSDDDSNPSQSSNKKPNTGTLSPQKTQSGAHSAISSTRESPELMIIDLE; from the exons ATGTTAAATGCCTTCCAGAAACTTGAGTCATTGATTTTTCCGTGtcttatttttcaccaattatCGAACATTCACATATCCAAACTCTTCCAATGTCTTGCCAACGCAAGCAAGGCTGCGTTTGATCATACTAAGCgacatttattttcacacgCGGCTTTTCGCTTTTCTTCACATTCGTCCAATTTCCAACTTCCATATTTTCGTAAACGTATCTTCATTCAATTCGGAAACTTCTCGTGTATCTCAAGCATAACACAGGAATGCGGATACGAGACG AGTATGGTATTAAGTTTTCGAGTATCTGAACTTCAGATGCTTTTGGGTTTTGCTGGGCGAAACAAATCAGGTCGAAAAAACGAACTTCAAACACGAGCTTTGGAACTATTACGCCTTCGATCCCATCCTGTGCAGCTAAAAATTCGCGACCTTTATAGAACCATACA GCAAGATCAACTTGCCGCACATCAGCTGTATGGTCAAGGTGGCGACAACGGTGAGCCTCAAATCGATCAAAACATGCATTCCCGTAACTATTATACAAG GCAAGGCCATGCTCAGGCAATGAGTCAACAACAGCAGGCCCAATCATCTATTTCAAGTGGGAAGGATTTGCCCCCGGCGCATCAGGCATCGATGCCTCAATCCCAAGTGGCACCGAGAACATCATCTGTTTACCAACCAACTGGATACACCAGTGTTACACCGCAG CAACGCTCGTCTAGTGCTGTTTATAATCCTTATCCCTATCCAACAAAAGTACTACCGCCTCCCCTGCAATTACAACAACCAAACCAGTATCCAGTTCACCCTGATGTCAGGCTTAAAAAGCTACCATTCTTTGACCTGCTTGGAGAGCTGTTGAAGCCTTCGAGTCTTATGCCACAAGGATCTATGAGAGTTCAAGAAGGCACTTTCACATTTCACTTAACGCCACAACAGTCTACAGACATTGCTAGCTCACGAGACTGCCGTGCTGGGAGTAAAATGGACTATACTGTACAG GTTCAGATGCGATTTTGCTTGCAAGAAACTTCTTGCGAACAGGAGGACTACTTTCCACCTAGTATCATAGTTAAAGTCAATGGAAAACTATGCCCATTACcg AATCCCATACCAACTAACAAGCCTGGTGTCGAACCTAAGCGACCACCTAGACCAGTGAATATAAGTCCATTAGTGAAATTATCACCAACAGTAGGAAATCAAATACATGTCTCATGGTCTGCAGATTATGGTAGACGATATGCTATTGCTGTTTATCTTGTTAGAAAGTTGACAAGCTCAGAATTGTTGGCTAGATTGAAAAGCAGAGGTGTCAGACATTCCGACTACACTCGCGGACTAA TAAAAGAAAAGCTGAATGAAGATGCAGATAGTGAAATAGCGACAACTTCATTGAGAGTTTCACTGGCTTGCCCACTGGGAAAAATGAGGATGAGTACACCTTGCAGAGCTTCGACTTGTTTGCATCTACAATGTTTTGAcgcttctttatttctgcaaaTGAACGAACGAAAGCCCACATGGAATTGTCCTGTTTGTGACAAACCTGCACTTTATGACAACTTGGTTATTGATGGTTATTTCCAAGAAGTATTGAATTCAAATAAGTTACTGCCTGATGGTAATGAGATACAGTTATTACAAGATGGCTCCTGGGAAAATTTggttataaaaaaagataaagacAAAGACAAAGATAAAAATCAAGTTAATGCTGAGGTTAAATCATTACAGAAAGTGGAAACGCTAGATCTTG atgAGTCCACCAACCCATCACCACTGTCGCCAAATGAGAAGAAACGTGCTGTTGTCATCGATCTAATATCAGACAGCGATGATGATTCAAACCCATCACAAAGTTCGAATAAAAAACCTAATACTGGGACGTTGTCGCCACAAAAAACCCAGTCCGGTGCTCATAGTGCAATAAGTAGTACTAGAGAGTCTCCAGAATTAATGATAATTGATTTGGAGTAA
- the LOC124210716 gene encoding osteoclast-stimulating factor 1-like, with the protein MATKVSSPVKPPFPPKPAPKPGKVKVVRALYKYTALRPDELSFEEDEVLYVYDQDTDPNWWKAKCNNREGLIPANYVEEQTQEVELPLHEAARRGNISFLRECLKGGVSGTGLDSAGNVPLYWASRAGHIDCVKELLSLPNPAVDAQNKMGDTPLHAAANHGHLEVVEMLLEAGADASLKNSDNLIPEELASNAAVINTIQMSYREYSANHCYDDNDYEDESD; encoded by the exons ATGGCCACCAAAGTGAGTTCGCCTGTTAAACCACCTTTTCCACCTAAACCTGCTCCAAAACCGG GCAAGGTGAAAGTCGTCAGAGCACTGTACAAATATACTGCGCTACGT CCAGATGAGCTGTCATTTGAAGAAGATGAGGTACTCTATGTCTACGACCAAGACACGGATCCAAATTGGTGGAAGGCCAAGTGTAATAATCGCGAAGGGCTAATACCAGCCAATTATG TTGAAGAACAAACACAAGAAGTCGAGTTACCACTCCATGAAGCTGCAAGACGTGGCAATATATCATTCTTAAGAGAATGCTTGAAAGGTGGAGTCTCAGGTACTGGCTTAGACTCTGCCGGAAATGTTCCATTATATTGGGCCTCTAGAGCAGGCCATATCGATTGTGTTAAAGAGCTCTTGAGTCTGCCTAATCCTGCAGTCGATGCACAG AATAAAATGGGAGATACACCATTACATGCAGCAGCAAACCATGGACATTTAGAAGTTGTAGAGATGTTGCTGGAAGCTGGAGCTGATGCTAGTCTTAAGAACAGTGATAATTTAATACCAGAAGAACTGGCTAGCAACGCAGCAGTTATAAATACTATACAAATGAGTTACAGGGAATATTCTGCTAATCATTGTTACGATGATAATGACTACGAAGATGAGAGTGATTAA
- the Su(var)2-10 gene encoding E3 SUMO-protein ligase PIAS1 isoform X2: protein MADTEELKSMVLSFRVSELQMLLGFAGRNKSGRKNELQTRALELLRLRSHPVQLKIRDLYRTIQQDQLAAHQLYGQGGDNGEPQIDQNMHSRNYYTRQGHAQAMSQQQQAQSSISSGKDLPPAHQASMPQSQVAPRTSSVYQPTGYTSVTPQQRSSSAVYNPYPYPTKVLPPPLQLQQPNQYPVHPDVRLKKLPFFDLLGELLKPSSLMPQGSMRVQEGTFTFHLTPQQSTDIASSRDCRAGSKMDYTVQVQMRFCLQETSCEQEDYFPPSIIVKVNGKLCPLPNPIPTNKPGVEPKRPPRPVNISPLVKLSPTVGNQIHVSWSADYGRRYAIAVYLVRKLTSSELLARLKSRGVRHSDYTRGLIKEKLNEDADSEIATTSLRVSLACPLGKMRMSTPCRASTCLHLQCFDASLFLQMNERKPTWNCPVCDKPALYDNLVIDGYFQEVLNSNKLLPDGNEIQLLQDGSWENLVIKKDKDKDKDKNQVNAEVKSLQKVETLDLDESTNPSPLSPNEKKRAVVIDLISDSDDDSNPSQSSNKKPNTGTLSPQKTQSGAHSAISSTRESPELMIIDLE, encoded by the exons ATGGCGGATACGGAAGAACTGAAG AGTATGGTATTAAGTTTTCGAGTATCTGAACTTCAGATGCTTTTGGGTTTTGCTGGGCGAAACAAATCAGGTCGAAAAAACGAACTTCAAACACGAGCTTTGGAACTATTACGCCTTCGATCCCATCCTGTGCAGCTAAAAATTCGCGACCTTTATAGAACCATACA GCAAGATCAACTTGCCGCACATCAGCTGTATGGTCAAGGTGGCGACAACGGTGAGCCTCAAATCGATCAAAACATGCATTCCCGTAACTATTATACAAG GCAAGGCCATGCTCAGGCAATGAGTCAACAACAGCAGGCCCAATCATCTATTTCAAGTGGGAAGGATTTGCCCCCGGCGCATCAGGCATCGATGCCTCAATCCCAAGTGGCACCGAGAACATCATCTGTTTACCAACCAACTGGATACACCAGTGTTACACCGCAG CAACGCTCGTCTAGTGCTGTTTATAATCCTTATCCCTATCCAACAAAAGTACTACCGCCTCCCCTGCAATTACAACAACCAAACCAGTATCCAGTTCACCCTGATGTCAGGCTTAAAAAGCTACCATTCTTTGACCTGCTTGGAGAGCTGTTGAAGCCTTCGAGTCTTATGCCACAAGGATCTATGAGAGTTCAAGAAGGCACTTTCACATTTCACTTAACGCCACAACAGTCTACAGACATTGCTAGCTCACGAGACTGCCGTGCTGGGAGTAAAATGGACTATACTGTACAG GTTCAGATGCGATTTTGCTTGCAAGAAACTTCTTGCGAACAGGAGGACTACTTTCCACCTAGTATCATAGTTAAAGTCAATGGAAAACTATGCCCATTACcg AATCCCATACCAACTAACAAGCCTGGTGTCGAACCTAAGCGACCACCTAGACCAGTGAATATAAGTCCATTAGTGAAATTATCACCAACAGTAGGAAATCAAATACATGTCTCATGGTCTGCAGATTATGGTAGACGATATGCTATTGCTGTTTATCTTGTTAGAAAGTTGACAAGCTCAGAATTGTTGGCTAGATTGAAAAGCAGAGGTGTCAGACATTCCGACTACACTCGCGGACTAA TAAAAGAAAAGCTGAATGAAGATGCAGATAGTGAAATAGCGACAACTTCATTGAGAGTTTCACTGGCTTGCCCACTGGGAAAAATGAGGATGAGTACACCTTGCAGAGCTTCGACTTGTTTGCATCTACAATGTTTTGAcgcttctttatttctgcaaaTGAACGAACGAAAGCCCACATGGAATTGTCCTGTTTGTGACAAACCTGCACTTTATGACAACTTGGTTATTGATGGTTATTTCCAAGAAGTATTGAATTCAAATAAGTTACTGCCTGATGGTAATGAGATACAGTTATTACAAGATGGCTCCTGGGAAAATTTggttataaaaaaagataaagacAAAGACAAAGATAAAAATCAAGTTAATGCTGAGGTTAAATCATTACAGAAAGTGGAAACGCTAGATCTTG atgAGTCCACCAACCCATCACCACTGTCGCCAAATGAGAAGAAACGTGCTGTTGTCATCGATCTAATATCAGACAGCGATGATGATTCAAACCCATCACAAAGTTCGAATAAAAAACCTAATACTGGGACGTTGTCGCCACAAAAAACCCAGTCCGGTGCTCATAGTGCAATAAGTAGTACTAGAGAGTCTCCAGAATTAATGATAATTGATTTGGAGTAA
- the Grip75 gene encoding gamma-tubulin complex component 4: protein MLHEVLLSLWGCTTNVVQIIDTDFLETEKILHPGEQALIKKILGIAEECNAVRNFINAHTSVIGAPNDATGNLKWGLYLQALCDGMEQAIQPFREDVIELEKIVLNDAYTPLTFILSRIQKYLCLFSVLNSIISEIRTQKVHGCKVLQYLHQHMHTGVPEVRQALEKMMYCCHVVFYKQLSSWLLYGILEDVHNEFFIQRASEPQDSLVLAKSKDSSGIADEKSSKNLCADMWDYEIKIHVLPSYIRPSLALKILTIGQTIIMFGNDPRQKKDLSIFTKAENSIWGAKEYEHFHELQNLKNKRTFDIIEFERTVDELKQCVTEHLWRVAVEEAQLMHQIKLIKDFFLLGRGELFLEFIRLAGHILNKKPTSHTTRDINLSFQIAARKMLLHDESTTESFDFLVPVPEIENEVGEDPEDGEFSRREREDPIDTRGWGLIQLQYKVVWPLHLLFSPMALCDYNTLFRFLLRVKKTQINLQNLWSEHMRTKNVDIGVMQLRNNLMFVINNLQYYLQVDVLESQYTIMENTMKNTRNFEEIQKGHSVFLANIMSQTFLFQGSSDKVNPVNKLIKILLRLCDDFILQAPMWELGNLLVTEKEELKALADTLNSLMDWLTKTLNKVRAQPAGTHLAQLLLRLDFNRWFSGKS, encoded by the exons ATGCTGCACGAAGTTTTATTGTCTCTTTGGGGTTGCACGACTAATGTCGTACAAATTATAGACACTGAT TTTTTAGAAACCGAAAAGATTCTACACCCTGGAGAGCAAgctttgattaaaaaaattctaggcATTGCGGAGGAATGTAATGCagtgagaaattttataaatgcCCATACGTCTGTTATTGGTGCTCCGAATGACGCAACTG GAAATTTGAAATGGGGCCTTTATCTGCAGGCCTTATGTGACGGTATGGAACAAGCAATACAGCCGTTTCGCGAAGATGTTAtcgaattggaaaaaatcgtGCTGAATGACGCGTACACGCCATTGACCTTCATACTATCACGAATACAAAAATATCTCTGTTTATTCTCAGTTCTGAATTCCATAATAAGTGAG ATTCGAACCCAAAAAGTTCATGGCTGTAAAGTGTTACAATACTTGCATCAACACATGCACACTGGGGTACCTGAAGTGCGGCAGGCTTTAGAAAA GATGATGTATTGCTGTCATGTCGTGTTTTATAAACAACTATCCAGTTGGCTCTTATACGGAATTCTGGAAGATGTTCataacgaattttttattcaaagagCATCTGAACCACAGGATAGTTTGGTTCTAGCTAAGAGTAAAGACAGTTCTGGTATAGCAGatgaaaaatcatcaaaaaatttatgtgcagACATGTGGgattacgaaataaaaatccatGTACTGCCATCTTATATAAGGCCATCATTAGCGCTTAAAATATTGACCATTGGTCAAACTATTATCATGTTTGGAAATGATCCCAGACAAAAGAAAG ATCTGAGTATATTCACAAAGGCTGAAAACTCAATATGGGGTGCAAAAGAGTACGAGCATTTTCACGagttacaaaatttgaaaaataaaagaacttttgatataattgaatttgaaagaacTGTTGATGAACTCAAACAGTGTGTCACTGAACACTTATGGAGAGTTGCGGTTGAAGAAGCACAGCTTATGCATCAAATTAAACTGATAaaagacttttttttactcggTCGTGGTGAATTGTTCCTTGAATTTATTAGATTAGCAGGTcacatattaaataaaaaaccgACTAGTCATACTACCAGGgatataaatttatcattccaAATAGCTGCACGGAAAATGCTCCTACATGATGAGAGCACAACGGAAAGTTTTGACTTTCTTGTTCCTGTCCcagagattgaaaatgaagttGGTGAAGATCCAGAAGATGGTGAATTTTCAAGAAGAGAACGCGAAGACCCCATTG ACACAAGAGGATGGGGACTGATTCAGCTTCAGTACAAAGTAGTCTGGCCATTACATTTGTTGTTCAGTCCAATGGCGTTGTGCGATTACAATacattatttcgatttttgttgagagtaaaaaaaacacaaattaatttacaaaatctatGGTCCGAACATATGCGAACGAAAAATGT TGATATTGGAGTGATGCAGTTGAGAAACAACTTGATGTTTGTTATCAACAACTTACAGTATTATTTACAAGTAGATGTACTAGAAAGTCAGTACACAATTATGGAAAATACTATGAAAAATACCCGCAACTTTGAGGAGATTCAAAAAGGACATTCTGTATTTCTAGCCAACATTATGTCACAAACTTTTCTGTTCCAAGGTTCCAGTGATAAAGTCAACCCA GTCAAcaagttgataaaaatattgttacgGCTGTGCGACGATTTCATACTGCAAGCACCCATGTGGGAATTGGGTAATTTACTAGTAACTGAAAAAGAAGAACTCAAAGCATTAGCCGACACTTTAAATAGTCTTATGGATTGGCTAACAAAAACTTTGAACAAAGTACGGGCGCAACCAGCAGGGACACATTTGGCACAGCTATTACTGCGACTTGATTTCAATAGATGGTTCAGTGGAAAATCTTGA